GGTTGGGCCATGGCCGGCGCATCGACCCGGAACGGCCTGTCGGTCCAGCCTGCGTGCCCCCAGTTTCCCCATCCGGTCAGCCAGGTACCGGCCAGCGTCACCGCGATCGTCGCCACGATGGCGCACGTCGCCACGCGGGCCGCCAGCGCCGGCGCGAATACGCGCTCGGCCAGCAACCACAGCACCAGCGGCGCAAGCACTTCGAGCACCGCCAGATAGCGGTGGATGCTGAAGACTGCCAACCAAGCGACGAACGCCACCGCAAAGAACACCAGCAGCAACCTCGCCGCTGTCGTGACGGCAACGTCCTGTCGAACTACGCCGGCGCTTCGACGCCACAACCAGCTCGCCACGGCGGCAATCGCCAGCAGGTAAAGCACTGCCCAGATGATCTGGAGCAAGGGTATTTCGCTGATCAGGAACGGATTGATCGTGAACTTGAGCGGACGCAGCGCCGCTTCGACCACCCCGGACGGCAACCAGCGCTGGTCAGCCACCGACACCGGTATCGCCAGCGGCGCCTGGAACCAGCCATTGAACTGCGGGAACAGCGGATTTCCGAACTGGCGCCACATGCCCCACAACCACGGTCCGGCAACCACGGCGATCGTCGCGGTGGTCGCCACCGTCAGCGAGGCGGCGCACTTGATCCGTCGCGTCCACGACCAAGGGCCGGAAAGTACCGCCACGCCCAGCGCCAGCGCATAGATCGCGTTGGTCAGCTTGAACGAGACTCCCAGGCCCAGCACCACGCCGGCGAGCCACCATCGCCACGACATCCGTCCGGCCGGCACGCCGTCGACGGAGGCCGCCTGCAACACCAGCAGCAGCGCAGCCAGCACGAATATCGCACTCGTGTTGTCGCCCATCGTGGTGCCCAGCTCGGAGAGGAACACCGCACTGAAGCAGCCGGCCAGCGCCAGCATCGGGACCAGGCGGTGTCGGCCCGGTCGCCCGGCCAGTGCCAGCCAGCCGATGCCGGCAGCCAGGGCAAAGGCGAGCCCGTGCCACGTGCCCAGCACCATCGCTGTCAATCGCGGCCAGTGCTGTGCCGCGAGGAAATACGGCAGGTCGAGCCAGGGCACGAAGTAGCTCTGCAACTGCGCCGGAGCCAGATCCGTGGCGAGCCGGTCGGTCAGCCAGGCGTAGGCGTTGTAGAGGTGGTAGTTGCGCAGGTCCCAGTTGCTGTCCTGGCCTCGCCAGACCGACATCAGCCCGAACAGCAGCGCGACCGCAACGGCCGCCCGCGCCGCATGGGCGGCGCCGTGAAATCCAAAGCGCCGGTCCAGCCATGCCGTGGCCGACTTCCAGCTCCGATGCGGAGCGTTCAAGGCGTCCTCGCTTCCTGCCCTTGGGTCGCCGTCATCGCGTCAGGCCGGTGTGCACCAGTGCCGGAGCCATTGCCGGACACCGACAGGTACATCAGGTGCTTGAGCTCGACACGTCCCCGCGTGACCGTGTCCAGGATCAGGCCGCAGGCGAACAGCACCGCGCCCAGCAACACCAGCGCCACGCACAGGATCGCGGTGGGAAACCGCGGCACCAGCCCGGTCTGCAGGTAAGTCAGCAGCAGCGGCCAGGCCAGCACGAACGAGGCCAGCACGCACAGCCCCGTGACGATGGAAAAGAACGCCAGCGGCCGCTCGTTCTTGAAGAGCCTGGCGATGGTGAACAGGATCCGCGCGCCGTCGCGATAGGTGCGCAACTTGCTGGCCGAACCCTCCGGCCTGACGCCATAGGCCGTGGCGACCTCGGCCACCGGCATCCGCAGCTGCAGCGCGTGCACCGCCAGTTCGGTCTCGATCTCGAAGCCGCTGGAATGTGCGGGGAACGACTTCACGTAGCGGCGCGAAAACACCCGGTATCCGGACAGCATGTCGTCGAAACTGCGGCCGAACAGCAGCCCCACGCAACGCGTCAGCAGGACGTTGCCGGTGCGGTGGCCGGAGCGGTACGCGGCGCGGTCCTGGTGGGCGCGCGAACCCACGACCATGTCCAGGTCGTCGCGGCACAGGCGATCGACCAGCATTGGCGCGGCCGCGGCATCGTAGGTGTCGTCACCATCGACCAGCACGTAGATGTCCGCCTCGACTTCGGCAAACATCCGGCGCACGACATTGCCCTTGCCCTGCAGCTGGACGTGCCGGACCCTGGCCCCTGCGGCCAGCGCGACCTGTGCGGTGCCGTCCGAGGAGTTGTTGTCGAATACATGAAGCTCGGCCCCGGGCAAGCTGGCCCGGAAATCCGCGATCACCTTGGCGATCGCCGCCGCTTCGTTGTGGCATGGCACAAGCACGGCGATCCGTGGCGCCCGTTCGGCTGCATCCATTACGTCTTCCCCGAATTCAGGCGCACAGTCTACCGGCGTGGCGTGGCGGCGGAAGTGACGCCACGCCCAGCCCCTCACTCAAGCTGGATCGGACGTTCCGCCCAGGTTTCCTCACTGCCGTCGCGTCCGCGCAGGCGCAGGCCCAGCCAGTGCCGCCCCGGCCGGAACGACTCGGGCGGCAGCGACACTTCAGCGTCGAAGCCCACGTTCGGATGCTGCGGATCGCTCGACTGCGGCCACGCGTCGGTGAGCCCCGGGAAGGCACGGCCGTAGCGCGCCTGCGCGACCACCTGGCCGTCGAGCATGACGTCGATGCCGGCCAGGCCAACGCCGTCCTTGAAGGCCCAGCCGTTGACCTTGAAGCGCCTGCCGACACGAGCGTCCGCCACCGGCGTATCGACCCAGGCCATCGCCGGTGTCGTGCAGTCGCCGTGCACCGGTTTGCCGTCCATGGCGAACAGGAGGAAGCGCTGGCGACCATGGTCGATGTTCAGCACTTCCGCCGGCGGCAGTGGTCCGACCATTGCGCACAGGTCGTGGTAGCGGGCGAGCAGGTCGCGGTACTTGATCTCGGTGGCACCCACCACGACCAGCACCGGCTCGTCGCCCCATTCGGCACGCCCGGCACTCTGCAGCCCCCACAGGCGCAGCTGCGGCGCGCGGCCATGCTTGTGATTGATCGGATGGTCGAGCACGGCGATGCGCGGGTCGCCCAAGGCAAAACCCAGTTCGGCACCGATCTTGAAGTTGTCCGCCACCAGGCGCGTGCCGGCCGGCATCGCCGCCAGGCGCGCACGCACGGCCCGCGCCAGCGGCTCCCACCCGGAGAAGTTGCTCGGATACCACTTCTCCGCCGCATTGCGTTCGCGCACGCCGGGCTGCGACACCGCCAGGTAATAACCCAGGTTTGCCACCAGGCCCAGGCCGGCGAGCCAGGCCGTGGCCAGCCGCCAGCCACGTGGCCAGCGCCACAGCACCGCCGGTAGCAGCGGCAGCAGCGCGAGGTAGCCTGGCAACGGCCAGTGGAAGCTGACCCGCTCGGTATCGGCAAAGAATCCGAGCGCGAAAAATCCCACCACGACGCCGGCGCCGAGCAGGGCGAAATAGCGATGCGGGGCGTCGATGCCCGCCAGCCCGCGGCGCGCGGCGACGGCCAGTGCGGCAAACAGCAGTGGTGTCACCAGCAGGGCCTGGATCGCGATGAACCAGACCGCATCGGCATGGAACGCCCAGGGATGGCGATCGACCAACTGGAAGCGCAGCCCGGCATCGGCATTGTCGAGGTTCCAGGCCACCAGGGGCGCCCAGGCCGACGCCCCGAACGCAATGGCCACCAGCACGCGCACGTCACGCAGCGCTCGCCGGCCTTCGGCCAGCATGGCCAGGGCGATGAAGCCAACACCAATCACGGCAATGAAGCGGTAATGGCACAGTGCGCCCAGCGCCAGGCCGACGGCGAGTTCAAGCGCGGTCTCGGGCGTCACCTGACGCAGCAGGCGCGCCCCGGCGTCGACACACAGCAGGGTCGCCAGCGCCATCGCCGCATCCGGCAACGCCATCACGCCCAGGCTGCCCGCCAGCGGCAACAGCAGGGTGAAGCAACCGGCCAGCCAGCCGGCGCGCGCACCGAACTCGCGCGCGGCGATATGCACCATCAGGCACGGCACCAGCGCGGCGATCAACAGAAATGGCAGGCGCACGGCAAAGGCATGGTCGCCGCCGACCAGGGTTCCCAGGCGGGTCAGCCACGCCGTCAGGCCGGGCAGGTCCGAGTAGGCCGCGGCCAGGTGCTGCCCTTCCTGCCAGTAGAACGCCTCGTCGACGAACAAGGGCAGACGCGCGGCCACGACCAGCTTGATCGCCAGCACTGCGACCCACAGCACCCAGAACATGCGACGTTCCTGCACTGCATCCCGCATCCGTTCGTGACCTCGCTACACTCTGGGTGAATTCGTCGCGACCGGCCTGCGCAAAGGCGGCGTGACGGGCGAAGCGCCGGCGGACGGCGCCAGCTGCAACATCCAACAAGGAGCACACGCGCGATGGCGGTATCCCTTTCGACGGCGACCATGCTAACCGATGGCCTGCGAGGCGCCCTTGAACGCGCCCAGGCGCAGGTCAATTCGCTGGTATTGGGCAAACCGCACGAGGTTCGCCTGGCGTTCGTGGCGCTGCTGGCCGGCGGCCACCTGCTGATCGAGGATCTGCCCGGGCTGGGCAAGACGACGCTTGCCCACGCCCTGGCGGCGACACTCGGCCTGGATTTCCAGCGCGTGCAGTTCACCTCCGACCTGTTGCCGGCCGATGTCGTCGGCGTGTCGGTGTTCGATCCACAGGCGCGCCAGTTCCAGTTCCATCCCGGCCCGGTGTTCGCGCAGGTGTTGCTGGCGGACGAGATCAACCGCGCGCCACCGCGCACGCAGAGCGCATTGCTGGAAGCGATGGCCGAATACCAGGTGACCATCGACGGCACCACCCATGCGCTGCCAGAACCGTTCTTCGTCATCGCCACGCAGAATCCGGTCGACCTCTCCGGCACGTATCCATTGCCGGACTCGCAGCTCGACCGGTTCCTGCTCCGCCTGAGCCTGGGGTATCCGGATGCGGACGCCGAACGCCTTCTGCTGGCGGGCGACGACCGACGCGACCTGATCGCACGCGTCCTGCCGTTGCTGGGCAGCGAGGACGTGCTGGCTGCGCGCCGCGCCGTACAGCAGGTGCATGCGAGCGAAGCACTGGTCGCCTACGTGCAGGCGCTGATGGCGCGCAGTCGCCGCCACCCGGGCGTGCGCGTCGGCCTGTCGCCGCGCGCCGGCCTGGCATTGCTGCGCGCGGCACGCGCCTACGCGCTGCTGCTTGGACGCGCACACGTGCTGCCTGAGGACGTGCAGGCGTTGTTCCCCGCCGTGGCCGCGCACCGCCTGGTCGCCGAAGTCGACGCCGGCAAGGATGCGTCACTGGCAAAAGCCATCCTGCACGCGGTACCGGTGGACTGAGCGATGCTGCAGCCGGATCTTCATGCGCCGGATCCTCATGCGCCGGCGCGACTGCGCTCGCGACTGCATGCGTGGGCCATGATCTGGACGCGTCCGCGCGATCCAGAATCCTTGCCGGCCCGCCTGCATCGCCGCCGAATCTACGTGCTGCCGACCCGATTCGGAATGTTCTACGCCCTACTGCTTTTCACCATGCTGCTGGGTGCGCTGAACTACAACAACAACCCGGCGCTGCTGCTCGGCCTGATGCTGGCCGGTGCCGGACTGGCCAGCCTGGTCGCGGCGCAGATGCAGTTGTCGGGGCTTGAACTTGTCACCGTCGATGCCGAGCCCGTAGCCGCCGGTGCGCCACTGTCCGTGCGACTGCACGCGCGTGCCGCGCCGGGTCGCGCCAGGCGCGGATTGCGCCTGGATGACGACGGCAGCTTTTCGGCCTCGCCGGGCATCCTCAACCTGGAACGCGGCACAGGCGAGGGGCAACTGCTGCTGCCGACGCAGCAGCGCGGCTGGTTCGACCTGCCCAAGCTGCGCCTGTCGACCACACGTCCGCTCGGCCTGGCGCGGGCTTGGGCGTACGTGTGGCCGGAGTCGCCCCTGCTGGTGTATCCCGCACCCGAGGCCGACGGCCCGCCGCTGCCTGCCGGCCATGGCGACCGCGTGCAGGCGCGCGTGAACCCGAGCGGCGACGACGTCCACCATCTGCGCGCTTACCGTAGCGGCGACGCACGCAGGACCATCGCCTGGAAACCCTCGGCACGACGCGACACCTTGCTGGTGCGCGAGTTCGAGCAACCCATAGGCGCCGAGATCGTGCTCGACTGGCGCGAGACCGCGGGCATCGGCTACGAAGCGCGCATAGCCCGCCTGGCACGCTGGATCGACGACGCCGAACGCGAAGGCCGGCGCTATCAGTTGCGCCTTCCCGGCCATGCCGCGCTCGGACCCGACCGCGGCACCCAGCACCGCCATGCCTGCCTGCGCGCGTTGGCACTGATGCCCCATGGCTGACCCGACGCTGCCGGCACTGGATCCGCGCAGTCGTCGCTGGGTGCTGCTGAGCGCCGGCGCCTGCCTGTTGCCGCTGCTGCTGCAACTGCCCGCGCAGATCGCGGTGACGATCGGAGCCAGTGCGCTCGCAGTGGCCGCGCTGTCCTGGCGCCAGCCCGTGCATGGCCTGTTGCGCCTGCTCCTGTCGCTGGTACTGATCGCGGTCGTGCTGGGCATGAGTGGCTTCTCGATCGGTCGCGATACCGGTTGCGCATTGCTGGCGGCAATGCTGGCGATCAAGCCGTCCGAGACCTTCAGTTTGCGCGACGCGCGCAGCCTGCTCGGATTTGCATTGTTCGCGCCGTTCGCCACGTTCCTGCTCGATCAGGGCCCGCTGTCGCTCGCGCTGGGCCTGACCGCGACACTGCTGGCGCTGGCGGCACTGATGCTGCTGGCCGATATTGAATCCGGCGATGTCCGCCGCGACGCATCGCCATGGCAGCGCATGGCCGGCACCGGCCGGCTGCTCGCACTCGGCCTGCCGGTCGCCCTGGCGGCATTCTGGTTGTTCCCGCGATTGTCCTCGCCGTTGTGGGGCGTTCCCGAACGCGCAATGGGTCGGCCCGGCCTGTCTGACCGCATGAGCCCGGGCGACTGGATCGAACTGCTCGACGATGACCGCCCCGCACTTCGCGCCAGGTTCTTCAGCGACATGCCGCGACCGCAGCAGATGTACTGGCGCGGGCCGGTGATGTGGGATTTCGACGGGCGCACCTGGACGCAACCGCGCTGGACCGCCGGCTGGTCGGAGACGGCGATCGAACGGAGCCCGCAGCGCTGGGACTACGAGATCGAGCTGGAACCCACCGATCGTCGCCAGCTCGTCGCGCTGGACCTGCCGGTCGCAGCGCCCGAGGGCAGCGAACTCGACCCGGACCAGAGCCTGAAATCGCACACCCCGTTGACCGGCATCAGCCGCTGGCGGATGCAATCGGCGGTACCCGTGCGCTATCAGGCCGCCCTGCCCGGCCAGCTTCGCCAGTACGCGCTGCAGCTGCCGGCCGGCTACAACCCGCGCACCGTGGGCCTGGCACGGCAATGGCGCCAGGAGGCCGGCCCGCTCGCTGACGGCGAGATCGTCGACCGTGCCCTGGCCTGGATCCGCCGCGACTTCGCCTACACCTTGGATACGCCGCTGCTCGGCCGCAACAGCGTCGACGAATTCCTGTTCGACCAGCGTGCGGGATTCTGCGAACACTTCAGTTCATCGTTCGTCGTGCTGATGCGCGCGGCCGGAATTCCGGCGCGCGTGGTCACCGGCTACACCGGTGGCTACCGCAACAAGGTCGGTGGCTACTGGCTCGTCCGTCGTTCCGACGCCCACGCCTGGGCCGAGGTCTGGTTGCGCGGGCGCGGCTGGGTGCGCGTGGATCCGACTGCGGCGGTGGCGCCCGAGCGCATCTACGACACGCTCCAGGATCGGTTGCCCGGCGCCGACCTGGCCGGCGGTCGATCGTTGCTCGACTTCGGTGACTGGATGCGCAGTGGCTGGAACGACTTCGTGCTCGGCTTCGACGCCCAGCGCCAGCAGCGACTGCTGCGGCCGCTCGGCATCGACCGCATCGACGACCGCACCCTGGTGCTGCTGCTGATGCTGGCGATCGCGCTGGGCCTGTTGTGGATGTTCTGGTTCAGCCGCCGCAACGAGCGCGAGCCCGACCCGGTGCTGCGCGCCTGGCATGCATTGGCGCGCCGCTATCGCCATCTGGGGCTGGAACGTTACCCGGACGAGCCGGCCGGGCGCTGGGTGCAGCGCGTCGCTGCGGCACGCCCCGAACTGGCCGCGCAGTTGCAGGAACTCAGCCAACGTTTCAGCGATTGGCGGTACGCTGAGGGCGAACCGGGGGGACGTTCGACCCGCGCCTTGACCCAGGCGCTGCGCGCGCATCGCCCGTCCGCCCGCAACGGATCGCCAAGCTCACGGATACCAGGAGAACGCCGATGAACGTTCGTCTCGCCCTACTCGCCTTCGCCACGATGATGCTGGCTGCCTGCGTCACGGCACCGCAGCCGCTGCAGGGCGAGTTCAATCCGATCACGCCGCGCGATGCGTCGGTCAACGACATCACCGGTGCCACGGTGCGCTGGGGCGGCCGCGTCGTCAGCGTCGAACCGCAGCCCAACCGCACCTGCTTCGAAATGATCTCGACGTACCTGGGCGACAACGCCCGTCCGTACTGGGGCAGCGACGACACCGGCGGCCGCTTCATCGCCTGCCGTACCGGCTTCTATGACCCGGCGGTCTTCGAGAAGAATCGCGAAGTCACCTTCATCGGCCGCGTCAGCGGCTACCAGAATCGCCGCATCGGCGAATACGACTACCGCTTCCCGCAGGTCGAGGCCGACGTGGTCTACCTGTGGCCCGTGCGCGAAACGGTCGACGTCGTCGGCTATCCGGCGGCACCGTGGCCGTGGTGGGGTTGGTGGTAAGCCGGAACGTCCTTCAGTAGCGGCCCTGCCGGAGCCGGCTCAGCGCGAGGTTCCGAACCGGCCCAGCGGCGCTCCCGCCAGCAGGTGCAGATGGATCTGGAACACCGTCTGCCCGCCGTGACCGTTGCAGTTCATCACGATCCGGTAGCCGTCCTCGGCGAAGCCCTCGCGCTTGGCGTAGTCGGCCGCCGCCACCGCCAGGCGGCCGACGATTGCGGCCTGGTCGGGCTGCAGGTCGTTGAGCGTGGCGACATCGGTCTTGGGCACGAACAGCACGTGCACCGGCGCCTGCGGCGCGATGTCACGGAACGCGATCAGGTGCTCGTCCTCGAAGACGACATCGGCCGGAATTTCGCGCTTGATGATCTTGTGGAAGATGGTTTCGGACATGGCGGTCTGGATGCAGGCGGGGTGACCGCGACTTTACGCCCAGGCAGTGCCCGCTGGCATCAGTCCCGGTCCGTCATCTCGCTGCGGCTGCCGAAGGCATGCGACAACGTGCCGCGGTCGACGTACTCCAGCTCGCCGCCCAGCGGCACGCCGTGCGCGAGCCGGCTCGGCCGCACCTTGTGCTGGCGGGCCAGCTGCGCGAGGTAGTGCGCGGTCGCCTCGCCTTCGACTGTCGGGTTGGTGGCGATGATCAGTTCCTGCACTTCGCCTTCGGCCAGGCGCGCGGCCAGCGAGTCCAGGCCCAGCTCGCGCGGTCCGATGCCGTCCAGCGGCGACAACCGTCCCTGCAGTACGAAGTACAGGCCGCGATAACCTGTGGCCTGTTCGATTGCGAGGCGATCGGCGGGAGATTCGACCGCACACAGCTGGTGCGCATCGCGCGAGGCACTGGCGCAGGTCGCGCAGACCTCGCCTTCGGTGAAATCGCGGCAGCGCGCGCAATGGCCAATGTTCTCGACAGCAGCCGACAGGGCATCGGCCAGGCGCTGGCCACCGGCGCGCTCGCGTTCGAGCACGTGGTAGGCCATGCGCTGCGCCGACTTCTGGCCGACGCCGGGCAACACGCGGAACGCTTCGATGAGTTGTTCGAGAAGTGAGCTCATGCGCCTCGCCCCTCCCCCTGCGCTCGCGGAGGGAGGTGATGTGATGCAGCGGTGCGGTGCTGCGCCGGGCCGACGTTCCCCTTCGGGCGAAAGGGAGCGTGCCGAATCAGATGTGCGGAATCAGACGTGCAGAATCAGAACGGCATCTTCATGCCGGGCGGAATCGGCATGCCGGCGGTGGCGGCCGACATCTTCGACTGCGACTCGGCGTTGACCTTGTTGACCGCGTCGTTGAATGCCGCGGCGATCAGGTCCTCGACCATTTCCTGGTCGCTGAGCACGCTCGGATCGATGCGGACCTTGCGGCACTCCATGCGGCCGGTGATGGTGACACTGACCATGCCGCCGCCGGCGTTGCCGGTGACCTCGAGCTTGGCCAGCTCTTCCTGCGCGCGCTGCACGTTTTCCTGCATCCGCTGCGCCTGCTGCATCAGTTGGGCAATATTTCCACGCATGTCTTGTTACTCGTCTATTGGCAATGGAGCCCCTGCGTCAGGGGCGACGGCCATGCGCACTCGGCGCTGGCGGGGGGATTACTTCTCGTCGTAGGGCCGGATCGAATCCGGCACGACTTTGGCGCCGTGCTGGGAGATCAGCCGCTGCACGTCCGGATCGCTCATGAAGGTCGCTTCGGCGGCCGCCTGGCGCTCGTCGCGGCTGCGCTCGTTGCGCTGGTGCAGCGACTCGGCCGAGCGCGCCTCGACGAAACGCACCTGCGGTGCGGCGCCGAGCGACGGTGCCAGCGCTTCGGCCATCAGCTCGACCAGCGCATTGCTGCGCAGATGGTCGTCGACGGGCGCCAGCGACAGGCTCAACACGCCTTCGGAGTAGGAAACGAAACCCGCGTGCTCGGCGAGCTGACGGGCCGGTCCGCGCAGGCTGGTGGCGGCGACCATCGCGTGCCAGGCATCGGCATCGGCGATGCCGGCGCCGTGGACGAAGGTGGCCTCGGCCGGCGGCGGAGCGCGTGTCGGCGCAGGCTCGACGACAGGTGCCGGACGGGGAGCCGCTATAGGAGTGGGCGCAGCAACTGCCTCTACGGGTGCAGGTGCAGGTGCAGGCGCGGGTGCGGGCCGCGTCGGCGCTGCAGCGGCCGGCGGCTGTGGCCTCGGCGGCTCTGCGGCGAACGGGTTCGGCGGCGGCGTCCGCTCGCGCGGCGCTGCGTCGGCCGGGGCCGCGGTCGCGGCGCCGCGGGGCGTTGCGCTGCGTGCGGCCTGGGCCGGTTCCGACGAGGGCGCGCGGGCGCCATCGCCGTCACCCGGACGGAACGCCAGCATGCGCAGCACGCTCATCTCGAAACCGGCGCGCGGGCTCGGTGCCAGCGCCAGGTCGCGACGACCGTTCAGCGCCATCTGGTACCAGAGCTGCACCACTTCCGGTCGCAATTGCGCGGCCAGGGCATCGATATCGACGCCATCGGCCTCAACCACCGCCTCGGGCACCAGCTGGCGCACCTGGATCCGGTGCAGGGCGTCGCTGAAAGCCTCCAGCACGCTGCCCCAGTCCGGCGAGAACTCGGCCAGGACAGCGACCTCGGCCAGCAAACGCTCGCCATCGCCATCGGCCAGGGACGTCAGCAGTGCGCCAACGCGGGTCCGGTCGACCGTGCCCAGCATGGTCGCCACACCCGCATCGCCCAGGGCGCTGCCGCCGGCGCTGGCGCCGGTGTAGGCAATGGCCTGGTCGAGCAGCGACAGGCCGTCGCGCAGGCTGCCGTCGGCGGCCTTGGCGAGCTGGCGGATCGCGCCGGCCTCGGCGGCGATGCCCTCGGCCTCGAGGATCCGGGTCATCTGCCCGTTGATCTGCTGCTCGTCCAGGCGCTTGAGGTTGAACTGCAGGCAGCGCGACAGCACCGTCACCGGCAGTTTCTGCGGATCGGTCGTGGCGAGCAGGAACTTCACGTGCCCCGGCGGCTCTTCCAGCGTCTTGAGCAGCGCGTTGAAGGCCGACTTGGACAGCATGTGCACTTCGTCGATCAGGTAGACCTTCACCCGACCGCGGCTGGGCATGTACTGGGCGTTGTCGATGACCTCGCGGACGTCATCGACACCGGTGTTGCTGGCGGCGTCGATCTCGAGCAGGTCGATGAATCGCCCCGAATC
Above is a genomic segment from Lysobacter sp. S4-A87 containing:
- a CDS encoding glycosyltransferase family 2 protein, which produces MDAAERAPRIAVLVPCHNEAAAIAKVIADFRASLPGAELHVFDNNSSDGTAQVALAAGARVRHVQLQGKGNVVRRMFAEVEADIYVLVDGDDTYDAAAAPMLVDRLCRDDLDMVVGSRAHQDRAAYRSGHRTGNVLLTRCVGLLFGRSFDDMLSGYRVFSRRYVKSFPAHSSGFEIETELAVHALQLRMPVAEVATAYGVRPEGSASKLRTYRDGARILFTIARLFKNERPLAFFSIVTGLCVLASFVLAWPLLLTYLQTGLVPRFPTAILCVALVLLGAVLFACGLILDTVTRGRVELKHLMYLSVSGNGSGTGAHRPDAMTATQGQEARTP
- a CDS encoding glycosyltransferase family 39 protein; this encodes MFWVLWVAVLAIKLVVAARLPLFVDEAFYWQEGQHLAAAYSDLPGLTAWLTRLGTLVGGDHAFAVRLPFLLIAALVPCLMVHIAAREFGARAGWLAGCFTLLLPLAGSLGVMALPDAAMALATLLCVDAGARLLRQVTPETALELAVGLALGALCHYRFIAVIGVGFIALAMLAEGRRALRDVRVLVAIAFGASAWAPLVAWNLDNADAGLRFQLVDRHPWAFHADAVWFIAIQALLVTPLLFAALAVAARRGLAGIDAPHRYFALLGAGVVVGFFALGFFADTERVSFHWPLPGYLALLPLLPAVLWRWPRGWRLATAWLAGLGLVANLGYYLAVSQPGVRERNAAEKWYPSNFSGWEPLARAVRARLAAMPAGTRLVADNFKIGAELGFALGDPRIAVLDHPINHKHGRAPQLRLWGLQSAGRAEWGDEPVLVVVGATEIKYRDLLARYHDLCAMVGPLPPAEVLNIDHGRQRFLLFAMDGKPVHGDCTTPAMAWVDTPVADARVGRRFKVNGWAFKDGVGLAGIDVMLDGQVVAQARYGRAFPGLTDAWPQSSDPQHPNVGFDAEVSLPPESFRPGRHWLGLRLRGRDGSEETWAERPIQLE
- a CDS encoding AAA family ATPase; amino-acid sequence: MAVSLSTATMLTDGLRGALERAQAQVNSLVLGKPHEVRLAFVALLAGGHLLIEDLPGLGKTTLAHALAATLGLDFQRVQFTSDLLPADVVGVSVFDPQARQFQFHPGPVFAQVLLADEINRAPPRTQSALLEAMAEYQVTIDGTTHALPEPFFVIATQNPVDLSGTYPLPDSQLDRFLLRLSLGYPDADAERLLLAGDDRRDLIARVLPLLGSEDVLAARRAVQQVHASEALVAYVQALMARSRRHPGVRVGLSPRAGLALLRAARAYALLLGRAHVLPEDVQALFPAVAAHRLVAEVDAGKDASLAKAILHAVPVD
- a CDS encoding DUF58 domain-containing protein — encoded protein: MIWTRPRDPESLPARLHRRRIYVLPTRFGMFYALLLFTMLLGALNYNNNPALLLGLMLAGAGLASLVAAQMQLSGLELVTVDAEPVAAGAPLSVRLHARAAPGRARRGLRLDDDGSFSASPGILNLERGTGEGQLLLPTQQRGWFDLPKLRLSTTRPLGLARAWAYVWPESPLLVYPAPEADGPPLPAGHGDRVQARVNPSGDDVHHLRAYRSGDARRTIAWKPSARRDTLLVREFEQPIGAEIVLDWRETAGIGYEARIARLARWIDDAEREGRRYQLRLPGHAALGPDRGTQHRHACLRALALMPHG
- a CDS encoding DUF3488 and transglutaminase-like domain-containing protein yields the protein MADPTLPALDPRSRRWVLLSAGACLLPLLLQLPAQIAVTIGASALAVAALSWRQPVHGLLRLLLSLVLIAVVLGMSGFSIGRDTGCALLAAMLAIKPSETFSLRDARSLLGFALFAPFATFLLDQGPLSLALGLTATLLALAALMLLADIESGDVRRDASPWQRMAGTGRLLALGLPVALAAFWLFPRLSSPLWGVPERAMGRPGLSDRMSPGDWIELLDDDRPALRARFFSDMPRPQQMYWRGPVMWDFDGRTWTQPRWTAGWSETAIERSPQRWDYEIELEPTDRRQLVALDLPVAAPEGSELDPDQSLKSHTPLTGISRWRMQSAVPVRYQAALPGQLRQYALQLPAGYNPRTVGLARQWRQEAGPLADGEIVDRALAWIRRDFAYTLDTPLLGRNSVDEFLFDQRAGFCEHFSSSFVVLMRAAGIPARVVTGYTGGYRNKVGGYWLVRRSDAHAWAEVWLRGRGWVRVDPTAAVAPERIYDTLQDRLPGADLAGGRSLLDFGDWMRSGWNDFVLGFDAQRQQRLLRPLGIDRIDDRTLVLLLMLAIALGLLWMFWFSRRNEREPDPVLRAWHALARRYRHLGLERYPDEPAGRWVQRVAAARPELAAQLQELSQRFSDWRYAEGEPGGRSTRALTQALRAHRPSARNGSPSSRIPGERR
- a CDS encoding Slp family lipoprotein, whose amino-acid sequence is MNVRLALLAFATMMLAACVTAPQPLQGEFNPITPRDASVNDITGATVRWGGRVVSVEPQPNRTCFEMISTYLGDNARPYWGSDDTGGRFIACRTGFYDPAVFEKNREVTFIGRVSGYQNRRIGEYDYRFPQVEADVVYLWPVRETVDVVGYPAAPWPWWGWW
- a CDS encoding histidine triad nucleotide-binding protein — translated: MSETIFHKIIKREIPADVVFEDEHLIAFRDIAPQAPVHVLFVPKTDVATLNDLQPDQAAIVGRLAVAAADYAKREGFAEDGYRIVMNCNGHGGQTVFQIHLHLLAGAPLGRFGTSR
- the recR gene encoding recombination mediator RecR, which codes for MSSLLEQLIEAFRVLPGVGQKSAQRMAYHVLERERAGGQRLADALSAAVENIGHCARCRDFTEGEVCATCASASRDAHQLCAVESPADRLAIEQATGYRGLYFVLQGRLSPLDGIGPRELGLDSLAARLAEGEVQELIIATNPTVEGEATAHYLAQLARQHKVRPSRLAHGVPLGGELEYVDRGTLSHAFGSRSEMTDRD
- a CDS encoding YbaB/EbfC family nucleoid-associated protein, with translation MRGNIAQLMQQAQRMQENVQRAQEELAKLEVTGNAGGGMVSVTITGRMECRKVRIDPSVLSDQEMVEDLIAAAFNDAVNKVNAESQSKMSAATAGMPIPPGMKMPF
- the dnaX gene encoding DNA polymerase III subunit gamma/tau; this translates as MSYLVLARKWRPKRFAELVGQEHVVRALTNALDSGRVHHAFLFTGTRGVGKTTIARIFAKSLNCERGTSAEPCGECGACRDIDSGRFIDLLEIDAASNTGVDDVREVIDNAQYMPSRGRVKVYLIDEVHMLSKSAFNALLKTLEEPPGHVKFLLATTDPQKLPVTVLSRCLQFNLKRLDEQQINGQMTRILEAEGIAAEAGAIRQLAKAADGSLRDGLSLLDQAIAYTGASAGGSALGDAGVATMLGTVDRTRVGALLTSLADGDGERLLAEVAVLAEFSPDWGSVLEAFSDALHRIQVRQLVPEAVVEADGVDIDALAAQLRPEVVQLWYQMALNGRRDLALAPSPRAGFEMSVLRMLAFRPGDGDGARAPSSEPAQAARSATPRGAATAAPADAAPRERTPPPNPFAAEPPRPQPPAAAAPTRPAPAPAPAPAPVEAVAAPTPIAAPRPAPVVEPAPTRAPPPAEATFVHGAGIADADAWHAMVAATSLRGPARQLAEHAGFVSYSEGVLSLSLAPVDDHLRSNALVELMAEALAPSLGAAPQVRFVEARSAESLHQRNERSRDERQAAAEATFMSDPDVQRLISQHGAKVVPDSIRPYDEK